In the genome of uncultured Fretibacterium sp., the window GCCCTTTTATCCCTCAGGACCGAGGACACGGCCAAGGCGGACTACGTCATCCACGACCTCGAGGACCGCATCGACAGCCAGGAAAAACGGTACCGCAGAAACCACATCGACCGATTGAACCGGGGGGAATGCAATCCCGAGAAGGGCGTCCACTTCATCGACATCCTGAGCAACCTCGAGCGCATCGGCGACCACAGCCACAACATCGCCTACTTCACCCGCGACATCGCCTCGGTCAACGCCCAGGGGACCGCCAAAAAACCGCGTTAAAAAGAAAACACATTGAAAAGAAATGATGAAGGGGCAAATCCAATGTACTTATCTTATCCCATGAACCTACCTTAAAAAGCCTTAAAAATCGAAGAGGGATCCGATGCAGGTCAAAAATTCCATCCGTGCACGAGGACGCCTTCGCGCGTGCCTGTTCTTTCTTTTGGCGGCGGTTCTCTCGGGGATCGCGGCGTTCACCCTTCTGTATCTCCTCATCCCCCTCGATGTGGGGCAGGTGACCCGCATCGAGGCGTCCCCCGCCCTCTACGACGCCCGGGGACGCCTTTTCCACCTCCGGCTCTCCTCGAACTCGGAGTGGCAGATCCCCATCCCGCTCTCCGAGATGGGGAAATGGCTGCCTCTGGTTGCCATCGGCGTCGAGGACGGCCGGTTCTACCGCCATCCCGGCATCGACCCGCTGGCGCTCCTGAGGGCCACAGCCCAGAACATCGCCGCCCGGCGCGTCGTCTCCGGAGCCTCCACCATAACCAGCCAGCTCATACGCCTCTCCATATCTGAGAGGGAGCCATCCGAACGTGGACCGTCGGTCCCGGTGCGGAGGGCCCGCAGCCTGGGAACCAAGGTCCGGGAGTTCATTCAGGCCATGAAGCTGGAACGGGTGATGACGAAGGAAAAGATCTTGGAGAACTATCTCAATCACGCGCCCTTCGGCGGCAACATCCGGGGCGTGCAGGCCGCGTCCCTGCTCTATTTCGGCAAACCGGCCCTCAAGCTCTCCCCGGGGGAGGCCTGTCTGATTATCGGGATGCTGAAGGGCCCCACCCTGTATCGCCCCGACCTCCGGCCCGAGGCGGCGCGGCGCCGCCGGGACACCGTCATCCGATTCCTGAGGGATCGGGGCGTCCTCACCTCGGACACGGCTCGAAGGGCGCTCCTGGAGGACCTGCCCCATCGCCGCTGCGCCCCCCCCCTGCGCGCCTTCCACTTCGCGGAGCTCGTTCTGGAGGACGAAGCAGTGAAAAACGGCGACGGCAGGATCGATACCACCCTGGACCTGGAGATCCAGACGAAGCTGGAGTCCCTGCTCCGTCAATCCCTTTCGGACCTGCCCCGCGAGATCACCCTGTCCGCGGGAATAGTGGACAACCGGACGGCCCGGCTCGTCGGGTGGGTGGGCAACGCGCGGTTCGGGGACGGGAGCCGCAACGCCTGGGTGGACTGCGGACGGGCTCCCCGTTCGCCGGGCTCCCTCCTGAAGCCCTTTGCCTATCTCTCCGCCATCGATCGGGGGTCTCTGACCGCTTCCACCCTTCTGGCGGACTCCTCCATGGCCTTCTCGGGGCGGGCCCCACGCAACTTCGACCTGAGCTACCGCGGGGCCGTCAGTACCCGGGTCGCCCTTGCCGAGTCCCTGAACGCCCCGGCGGTGCGCGTCCTGCGCCTGGCGGGGCCCGATCGGGTACTGCAGCTGATGCGGGAGTGCGGCCTGGCCCATCTCACGCAACCGGCCACACACTACGGCGATTCCCTCATCCTGGGCGGCTGCGAGGTCACCGTCATGGAAGCCCTCGAGGCCTACACGGCCCTGGCGTCGCTGGGACGCCACCGCCCCCTGAGCCTCACCCCCTCGACGCTCTCCACGAAGGGGCCCCGAATGGAGGGGACCCGAATAGCCTCGGAGGCCGCCTGCTGGATCGTCAGCGACATCCTCGACAACCGGAGCCGGCTGACGACGTTCTCGCGGGAAACCCTGGGGCAGTACTGGCACGTCGCCCTGAAGACGGGCACCTCCTATGGGCTTCGGGACGCGTGGAGCGCGGCCTGGACCCCAGACTACACGGCTGTCGTGTGGGTCGGCAACCCCGAGGGGGACCCCTGGCCGGGGCTGGTGGGCGCCAAGGCCGCCGCTCCCGTCGCCGTCAAACTTCTCCGAACGATCTCGCCAAGGTCGTCCTGGTACGGCAAACCGGCCGGGCTCGTCCTGCGCACCGTATGCGCGCTCTCCGGCCAACCGCCCACCGCGGCCTGCACGTCAACCCGGCTGGACTGGTCGATCGAGGGGGTCACTCAGACGATGCCCTGCAGCCTCCACGTCATCCGGCGGGGACAGCCGACGCTGATGCTGCCCGCCGAGTTCTCCTCGAGGGAGACGCCGCAGGAGCAGATTCAAAGGCGCGCCATGCTCTCCATCACATCCCCCATCGCGGAGGCCGTCTACACCTCCGCCCCGCTGGACCTGCGGCAGAGGATCCCGATGAGAGCGGAGGGCGCCGTCGGAAGGGTATGGTGGTACCTGGACGGGACGTACATCGGTTCGGCCCTGCCCAACGAGACCTTCTTTCACCGCGTCTCCGACGGCCGACACGTCGTGGGGGCCGTCGACGAGGAGGGACGCAGCGCCTACACGAACGTCTCGGTCGTCACCCCCGGAAGGAAGCGCAAGGCGGACCTCCTGCTGCGCTGACCACGGGGTCGGGGCCGCTCAATCCCTTCCCCCACGGCCGTAGCGCGATCTCGGAGCAGCATCCGCCCCCCTGCGGCCCCGGGGCTCGTCCTCCGGGTAGAGGCCCCATCGGGCCAGCCCGGCACGCCCCTGCTCCAGCCGGGAGAGGGCCAGAGGCAGCAGCTCGACCATGACGTGATCGTCCTTCAGGCGGATAGCGCCGACCTCGCACCGCTCCACCTTGAGGGCCGTACAAATCGCGTTCAGAACGCGCCCCACATCCCGGGCCCCGCCCTGGCTGCTGCGCAGGCGCGTCATCGTGCCCCTGGGACGGGAGCCGGAGCGCCGCGGCGCCCCCGCAGCGTATTCGCCCCGGCCCGTGCCCCGGCTGCGGCGCTCACGCTCGCGCTCGAGGTCCGCGCCGAGGTTGTAGCCCTTGGCCGTCCGGGAGTTGAGGGAGCTCAGCAGCTTCGCGACCAGGACCTTGGGCTCGGCCCTCTCCAGCAGGTCCTCCGCCCAGCTCAAATAACTCGAATACTCCGTCTCGAGCGGCGCGGAGAGCAGTTTCTCCTCGGCCACCTCGCGCTGGACCGTATGGATGCGGTCCAGGCCCGGAACGTCCTGCCACTCGACCTTCATCTGCGTCGTCCGCAGCATGGCGCGGAAGCGCCCCGCCTCGACCGGCGAGAGCAGGATCAGGTTCGTCCCCTCGTTTCCGGCCCTTCCGGTTCGGCCGCTTCGATGCACGAAGGTCTCGCGGTCGTCGGGCAGCCCCAGCTGGATGACGTGGGTCACCCCCTCCACATCCAGACCGCGGGCGGCGACGTTCGTCGCAACCAAGCAGGGCATGGAGCCCGACTTGAAGGAGGCCAGCACGGCGTTGCGCTCGCGCTGCGTCATGTCCCCGTGCAGGGCCGCCGCGTTGAACCCCTCGTCCTGCAGCCGCTGGGCGACCTCGATGGACTCCATGCGGGTATGGCAGAAGATCAGGCTGCGCCGGGGATGTTCCCAGAGCAGGATGTTCACCAGCCCCTCGAAACGGCGGCGCGAGGGGACCATGTAGACCCGATGGAGGATGTCCTCGTGCTGCTCCCCCTCCTCCGTCAGGGTCAGGGTCAGGGGCGCGTCGAGGTAGCGGTCCGCCAACGCGCGCACCTCGGGGGGCATCGTCGCCGAGAAGAGCCACGTGCGGCGATCCTCCGGCAGCGCGTCCAGGATGGCCTCCAGCTCCTCGCGGAACCCCATGTCCAACATCTGGTCGCCCTCGTCCAGGACGACGCAGCGAATGCCCTCGGCCCTCAGGCTGCCGCGCTCGATGTGGTCCCGCGTCCGGCCCGGTGTCCCCACGACGATCGCCGCCCCCTCCCGGAGGGCCCTGAGCTGAGGCGACATCTCGAGCCCTCCGACGAGGGACACCACCGAGACGTCGAGGTAGCGCACCAGCCACTCCGCCTCCCGGGCGGTCTGCTGGGCCAGCTCCCGGGTCGGGGCCAGCACCAGAAGATGCGGCGATCGCTCCGAGACGCGCATATCCTGCAGGAGGGGCAGGAGAAAGGCCAGGGTTTTCCCCGAACCCGTCCGGGCCCTCACGATGAGGTCCCGTCCCCGCCAGTCGGATTCCAGAACCCGGCACTGCACGGGGGTGGGCGCCTCGAACCCCTTCTTCTCCAGGGCACGGGCAAGCTCGTCCCTCAATCCGTAGGCGCCGAACCCCTCCTCGGCCGTCCCGGCGTCCTCCCGGCCATAGA includes:
- the pbpC gene encoding penicillin-binding protein 1C, whose translation is MQVKNSIRARGRLRACLFFLLAAVLSGIAAFTLLYLLIPLDVGQVTRIEASPALYDARGRLFHLRLSSNSEWQIPIPLSEMGKWLPLVAIGVEDGRFYRHPGIDPLALLRATAQNIAARRVVSGASTITSQLIRLSISEREPSERGPSVPVRRARSLGTKVREFIQAMKLERVMTKEKILENYLNHAPFGGNIRGVQAASLLYFGKPALKLSPGEACLIIGMLKGPTLYRPDLRPEAARRRRDTVIRFLRDRGVLTSDTARRALLEDLPHRRCAPPLRAFHFAELVLEDEAVKNGDGRIDTTLDLEIQTKLESLLRQSLSDLPREITLSAGIVDNRTARLVGWVGNARFGDGSRNAWVDCGRAPRSPGSLLKPFAYLSAIDRGSLTASTLLADSSMAFSGRAPRNFDLSYRGAVSTRVALAESLNAPAVRVLRLAGPDRVLQLMRECGLAHLTQPATHYGDSLILGGCEVTVMEALEAYTALASLGRHRPLSLTPSTLSTKGPRMEGTRIASEAACWIVSDILDNRSRLTTFSRETLGQYWHVALKTGTSYGLRDAWSAAWTPDYTAVVWVGNPEGDPWPGLVGAKAAAPVAVKLLRTISPRSSWYGKPAGLVLRTVCALSGQPPTAACTSTRLDWSIEGVTQTMPCSLHVIRRGQPTLMLPAEFSSRETPQEQIQRRAMLSITSPIAEAVYTSAPLDLRQRIPMRAEGAVGRVWWYLDGTYIGSALPNETFFHRVSDGRHVVGAVDEEGRSAYTNVSVVTPGRKRKADLLLR
- a CDS encoding DEAD/DEAH box helicase, translating into MSDLLKDNGDGKGLERDEYRELEVYGREDAGTAEEGFGAYGLRDELARALEKKGFEAPTPVQCRVLESDWRGRDLIVRARTGSGKTLAFLLPLLQDMRVSERSPHLLVLAPTRELAQQTAREAEWLVRYLDVSVVSLVGGLEMSPQLRALREGAAIVVGTPGRTRDHIERGSLRAEGIRCVVLDEGDQMLDMGFREELEAILDALPEDRRTWLFSATMPPEVRALADRYLDAPLTLTLTEEGEQHEDILHRVYMVPSRRRFEGLVNILLWEHPRRSLIFCHTRMESIEVAQRLQDEGFNAAALHGDMTQRERNAVLASFKSGSMPCLVATNVAARGLDVEGVTHVIQLGLPDDRETFVHRSGRTGRAGNEGTNLILLSPVEAGRFRAMLRTTQMKVEWQDVPGLDRIHTVQREVAEEKLLSAPLETEYSSYLSWAEDLLERAEPKVLVAKLLSSLNSRTAKGYNLGADLERERERRSRGTGRGEYAAGAPRRSGSRPRGTMTRLRSSQGGARDVGRVLNAICTALKVERCEVGAIRLKDDHVMVELLPLALSRLEQGRAGLARWGLYPEDEPRGRRGADAAPRSRYGRGGRD